In Zingiber officinale cultivar Zhangliang chromosome 6A, Zo_v1.1, whole genome shotgun sequence, a single genomic region encodes these proteins:
- the LOC121996219 gene encoding tRNA (guanine-N(7)-)-methyltransferase-like produces the protein MASNVNATHVKSQSSRLPRKRFYRARAHSNPLSDSHFPIPISPAEFDYSHHYPHFFPSSREHHKNDGAPFPKVKFADIGCGFGGLLVGLSPLFPDTLMLGMELRDKVTEYVKERILALRASNPGQYENISVVRTNSMKYLPNYFEKAQLSKMFFLFPDPHFKEKNHRRRVISIQLLDEYAYALELGGIIYTVTDVEELGDWMRSCLEDHPLFEPVPDEELEADPVVKLLISATEEGQKVARNGGQTFRAVYRRIKLEEL, from the exons ATGGCAAGTAATGTCAATGCTACACATGTTAAAAGCCAATCGAGTCGCCTTCCCAGGAAGCGGTTCTATCGGGCACGAGCACATAGCAATCCTCTTAGTGACTCCCACTTCCCAATACCCATAAGTCCTGCTGAGTTTGATTACTCCCATCACTATCCTCACTTCTTCCCGTCAAGCAGAGAACATCACAAAAATGATGGCGCACCTTTTCCCAAAGTAAAATTTGCTGATATCGGTTGTGGTTTCGGTGGACTTCTTGTTGGCTTATCACCTCTCTTTCCAGATACTCTAATGCTAGGCATGGAGCTTAGAGACAAG GTAACTGAATATGTGAAAGAGCGGATCTTGGCGTTGAGAGCTTCTAATCCTGGACAGTACGAGAATATTTCTGTAGTTCGAACCAATTCAATGAAATACCTACCCAATTACTTTGAGAAAGCACAACTGTCAAAGATGTTCTTTCTATTTCCGGATCCCCATTTTAAGGAGAAGAATCATCGGCGGAGAGTGATCAGCATTCAACTTCTCGATGAGTATGCTTATGCACTTGAATTAGGAGGTATCATATACACAGTTACTGACGTAGAGGAACTCGGAGATTGGATGAGATCTTGTTTGGAGGATCACCCTCTATTTGAACCAGTTCCTGATGAGGAACTTGAAGCGGACCCAGTTGTTAAGTTGCTGATTTCTGCAACTGAAGAAGGCCAGAAGGTTGCTAGAAATGGCGGTCAAACTTTTCGAGCTGTATACAGACGCATAAAGTTAGAAGAGCTATAG